The proteins below are encoded in one region of Pan paniscus chromosome 4, NHGRI_mPanPan1-v2.0_pri, whole genome shotgun sequence:
- the RANBP3L gene encoding ran-binding protein 3-like isoform X11: MTTIPRKRSNHLLGSLHTCKLKLQEDRRQQEKSVIAQPIFVFEKGEQTFKWFFSFQRPAEDTLYEAAEPDSQSQGGPVKHSKHVIRPAILQLPQARSCAKVRKTFGHMALESCKTKEKTNNKISEGNSYLLSENLSRARISVQLSTNQHFLGATSVGCQPNEDKCSFKSCSSNFVFGENMVERVLGTQKLTQPQLENDSYAKENPFKSIPKFPVNFLSSRTDSIKNTSLIESAAAFSSQPSRKCLLEKIDVITGEETEHNVLKINCKLFIFNKTTQSWIERGRGTLRLNDTASTDCGTLQSRLIMRNQGSLRLILNSKLWAQMKIQRANHKNVRITATDLEDYSIKIFLIQASAQDTAYLYAAIHHRLVALQSFNKQRDVNQAESLSETAQQLNCESCDENEDDFIQVTKNGSDPSSWTHRQSVACS, translated from the exons aaaaatcTGTCATTGCTCAACCcatatttgtttttgaaaaggGAGAACAAACTTTTAAG tggtttttttcctttcagagacCTGCAGAAGACACCCTGTATGAAGCAGCAGAACCAG ATTCTCAGTCCCAGGGAG GTCCTGTGAAACATTCTAAACATGTTATTAGACCTGCTATTTTGCAGCTACCTCAAGCTCGAAGTTGTGCAAAAGTAAGAAAAACATTTGGACACATGGCACTGGAATCTTGCAagactaaagaaaaaacaaataataag ATTTCTGAGGGAAATTCCTATTTGTTAAGTGAAAATTTATCAAGGGCTAGAATTTCAGTCCAGCTGTCTACTAACCAGCACTTTTTAGGTGCAACATCAGTAGG atgTCAACCAAATGAAgataaatgttcttttaaaagctGCAGTTCCAATTTTGTTTTTGGAGAAAACATGGTAGAAAGAGTTTTG GGTACTCAAAAACTCACCCAGCCTCAACTTGAAAATGATTCATATGCCAAGGAaaatccattcaaatccattccgaAATTTCCTGTCAACTTTTTAAGTTCAA GAAcagactctattaaaaatacttcCCTAATTGAATCAGCTGCTGCATTCTCTTCCCAACCATCACGAAAATGCTTGCTGGAGAAAATTGATGTTATAACAGGGGAGGAAACAGAACATAATGTGTTAAAG ATAAACTGCAAGCTTTTCATATTCAACAAAACAACACAATCCTGGATTGAAAGGGGCAGAGGAACGTTGAGACTGAATGACACAGCAAGCACTGACTGTGGAACATTACAGTCAAGACTAA TTATGCGCAATCAAGGCAGTCTAAGGCTGATCCTCAACAGCAAACTCTGGGCCCAAATGAAGATTCAAAGAGCAAACCACAAAAATGTACGAATAACAGCTACTGATTTAGAAGACTATagcatcaaaatatttttaattcag GCCAGTGCCCAAGATACAGCATATTTGTATGCAGCAATACATCATCGTCTTGTTGCACTTCAAAGCTTCAATAAGCAGAGAGATGTCAATCAAGCTGAAAGCCTGTCAGAAACAGCCCAACAATTGAACTGCGAAAGCTGTGATGAGAATGAGGATGATTTCATCCAAGTCACTAAAAATGGATCAG ATCCTTCTAGTTGGACTCACAGACAGTCGGTTGCCTGTTCATGA
- the RANBP3L gene encoding ran-binding protein 3-like isoform X13, with protein MTTIPRKRSNHLLGSLHTCKLKLQEDRRQQEKSVIAQPIFVFEKGEQTFKRPAEDTLYEAAEPECNGFPRKRVRSSSFTFHITDSQSQGVSTLSQKQMRCSSVTNLPTFPHSGPVRKNNVFMTSALVQSSVDIKSAEQGPVKHSKHVIRPAILQLPQARSCAKVRKTFGHMALESCKTKEKTNNKISEGNSYLLSENLSRARISVQLSTNQHFLGATSVGCQPNEDKCSFKSCSSNFVFGENMVERVLGTQKLTQPQLENDSYAKENPFKSIPKFPVNFLSSIMRNQGSLRLILNSKLWAQMKIQRANHKNVRITATDLEDYSIKIFLIQASAQDTAYLYAAIHHRLVALQSFNKQRDVNQAESLSETAQQLNCESCDENEDDFIQVTKNGSDPSSWTHRQSVACS; from the exons aaaaatcTGTCATTGCTCAACCcatatttgtttttgaaaaggGAGAACAAACTTTTAAG agacCTGCAGAAGACACCCTGTATGAAGCAGCAGAACCAG AATGTAATGGTTTTCCAAGAAAGCGTGTACGGTCTTCATCTTTTACTTTTCATATTACAGATTCTCAGTCCCAGGGAG TATCAACCTTGTCTCAGAAGCAAATGAGATGTTCATCCGTCACTAACCTTCCAACCTTCCCCCATTCTGGGCCAG tgaggaaaaacaatgtttttatgACATCAGCTCTTGTGCAAAGTAGTGTTGATATAAAGAGTGCTGAACAAG GTCCTGTGAAACATTCTAAACATGTTATTAGACCTGCTATTTTGCAGCTACCTCAAGCTCGAAGTTGTGCAAAAGTAAGAAAAACATTTGGACACATGGCACTGGAATCTTGCAagactaaagaaaaaacaaataataag ATTTCTGAGGGAAATTCCTATTTGTTAAGTGAAAATTTATCAAGGGCTAGAATTTCAGTCCAGCTGTCTACTAACCAGCACTTTTTAGGTGCAACATCAGTAGG atgTCAACCAAATGAAgataaatgttcttttaaaagctGCAGTTCCAATTTTGTTTTTGGAGAAAACATGGTAGAAAGAGTTTTG GGTACTCAAAAACTCACCCAGCCTCAACTTGAAAATGATTCATATGCCAAGGAaaatccattcaaatccattccgaAATTTCCTGTCAACTTTTTAAGTTCAA TTATGCGCAATCAAGGCAGTCTAAGGCTGATCCTCAACAGCAAACTCTGGGCCCAAATGAAGATTCAAAGAGCAAACCACAAAAATGTACGAATAACAGCTACTGATTTAGAAGACTATagcatcaaaatatttttaattcag GCCAGTGCCCAAGATACAGCATATTTGTATGCAGCAATACATCATCGTCTTGTTGCACTTCAAAGCTTCAATAAGCAGAGAGATGTCAATCAAGCTGAAAGCCTGTCAGAAACAGCCCAACAATTGAACTGCGAAAGCTGTGATGAGAATGAGGATGATTTCATCCAAGTCACTAAAAATGGATCAG ATCCTTCTAGTTGGACTCACAGACAGTCGGTTGCCTGTTCATGA
- the RANBP3L gene encoding ran-binding protein 3-like isoform X12: MTTIPRKRSNHLLGSLHTCKLKLQEDRRQQEKSVIAQPIFVFEKGEQTFKWFFSFQRPAEDTLYEAAEPECNGFPRKRVRSSSFTFHITDSQSQGVSTLSQKQMRCSSVTNLPTFPHSGPVRKNNVFMTSALVQSSVDIKSAEQGPVKHSKHVIRPAILQLPQARSCAKVRKTFGHMALESCKTKEKTNNKISEGNSYLLSENLSRARISVQLSTNQHFLGATSVGCQPNEDKCSFKSCSSNFVFGENMVERVLGTQKLTQPQLENDSYAKENPFKSIPKFPVNFLSSIMRNQGSLRLILNSKLWAQMKIQRANHKNVRITATDLEDYSIKIFLIQASAQDTAYLYAAIHHRLVALQSFNKQRDVNQAESLSETAQQLNCESCDENEDDFIQVTKNGSDPSSWTHRQSVACS; the protein is encoded by the exons aaaaatcTGTCATTGCTCAACCcatatttgtttttgaaaaggGAGAACAAACTTTTAAG tggtttttttcctttcagagacCTGCAGAAGACACCCTGTATGAAGCAGCAGAACCAG AATGTAATGGTTTTCCAAGAAAGCGTGTACGGTCTTCATCTTTTACTTTTCATATTACAGATTCTCAGTCCCAGGGAG TATCAACCTTGTCTCAGAAGCAAATGAGATGTTCATCCGTCACTAACCTTCCAACCTTCCCCCATTCTGGGCCAG tgaggaaaaacaatgtttttatgACATCAGCTCTTGTGCAAAGTAGTGTTGATATAAAGAGTGCTGAACAAG GTCCTGTGAAACATTCTAAACATGTTATTAGACCTGCTATTTTGCAGCTACCTCAAGCTCGAAGTTGTGCAAAAGTAAGAAAAACATTTGGACACATGGCACTGGAATCTTGCAagactaaagaaaaaacaaataataag ATTTCTGAGGGAAATTCCTATTTGTTAAGTGAAAATTTATCAAGGGCTAGAATTTCAGTCCAGCTGTCTACTAACCAGCACTTTTTAGGTGCAACATCAGTAGG atgTCAACCAAATGAAgataaatgttcttttaaaagctGCAGTTCCAATTTTGTTTTTGGAGAAAACATGGTAGAAAGAGTTTTG GGTACTCAAAAACTCACCCAGCCTCAACTTGAAAATGATTCATATGCCAAGGAaaatccattcaaatccattccgaAATTTCCTGTCAACTTTTTAAGTTCAA TTATGCGCAATCAAGGCAGTCTAAGGCTGATCCTCAACAGCAAACTCTGGGCCCAAATGAAGATTCAAAGAGCAAACCACAAAAATGTACGAATAACAGCTACTGATTTAGAAGACTATagcatcaaaatatttttaattcag GCCAGTGCCCAAGATACAGCATATTTGTATGCAGCAATACATCATCGTCTTGTTGCACTTCAAAGCTTCAATAAGCAGAGAGATGTCAATCAAGCTGAAAGCCTGTCAGAAACAGCCCAACAATTGAACTGCGAAAGCTGTGATGAGAATGAGGATGATTTCATCCAAGTCACTAAAAATGGATCAG ATCCTTCTAGTTGGACTCACAGACAGTCGGTTGCCTGTTCATGA
- the RANBP3L gene encoding ran-binding protein 3-like isoform X2: MTTIPRKRSNHLLGSLHTCKLKLQEDRRQQEKSVIAQPIFVFEKGEQTFKRPAEDTLYEAAEPECNGFPRKRVRSSSFTFHITDSQSQGVSTLSQKQMRCSSVTNLPTFPHSGPVRKNNVFMTSALVQSSVDIKSAEQGPVKHSKHVIRPAILQLPQARSCAKVRKTFGHMALESCKTKEKTNNKISEGNSYLLSENLSRARISVQLSTNQHFLGATSVGCQPNEDKCSFKSCSSNFVFGENMVERVLGTQKLTQPQLENDSYAKENPFKSIPKFPVNFLSSRTDSIKNTSLIESAAAFSSQPSRKCLLEKIDVITGEETEHNVLKINCKLFIFNKTTQSWIERGRGTLRLNDTASTDCGTLQSRLIMRNQGSLRLILNSKLWAQMKIQRANHKNVRITATDLEDYSIKIFLIQASAQDTAYLYAAIHHRLVALQSFNKQRDVNQAESLSETAQQLNCESCDENEDDFIQVTKNGSDPSSWTHRQSVACS; the protein is encoded by the exons aaaaatcTGTCATTGCTCAACCcatatttgtttttgaaaaggGAGAACAAACTTTTAAG agacCTGCAGAAGACACCCTGTATGAAGCAGCAGAACCAG AATGTAATGGTTTTCCAAGAAAGCGTGTACGGTCTTCATCTTTTACTTTTCATATTACAGATTCTCAGTCCCAGGGAG TATCAACCTTGTCTCAGAAGCAAATGAGATGTTCATCCGTCACTAACCTTCCAACCTTCCCCCATTCTGGGCCAG tgaggaaaaacaatgtttttatgACATCAGCTCTTGTGCAAAGTAGTGTTGATATAAAGAGTGCTGAACAAG GTCCTGTGAAACATTCTAAACATGTTATTAGACCTGCTATTTTGCAGCTACCTCAAGCTCGAAGTTGTGCAAAAGTAAGAAAAACATTTGGACACATGGCACTGGAATCTTGCAagactaaagaaaaaacaaataataag ATTTCTGAGGGAAATTCCTATTTGTTAAGTGAAAATTTATCAAGGGCTAGAATTTCAGTCCAGCTGTCTACTAACCAGCACTTTTTAGGTGCAACATCAGTAGG atgTCAACCAAATGAAgataaatgttcttttaaaagctGCAGTTCCAATTTTGTTTTTGGAGAAAACATGGTAGAAAGAGTTTTG GGTACTCAAAAACTCACCCAGCCTCAACTTGAAAATGATTCATATGCCAAGGAaaatccattcaaatccattccgaAATTTCCTGTCAACTTTTTAAGTTCAA GAAcagactctattaaaaatacttcCCTAATTGAATCAGCTGCTGCATTCTCTTCCCAACCATCACGAAAATGCTTGCTGGAGAAAATTGATGTTATAACAGGGGAGGAAACAGAACATAATGTGTTAAAG ATAAACTGCAAGCTTTTCATATTCAACAAAACAACACAATCCTGGATTGAAAGGGGCAGAGGAACGTTGAGACTGAATGACACAGCAAGCACTGACTGTGGAACATTACAGTCAAGACTAA TTATGCGCAATCAAGGCAGTCTAAGGCTGATCCTCAACAGCAAACTCTGGGCCCAAATGAAGATTCAAAGAGCAAACCACAAAAATGTACGAATAACAGCTACTGATTTAGAAGACTATagcatcaaaatatttttaattcag GCCAGTGCCCAAGATACAGCATATTTGTATGCAGCAATACATCATCGTCTTGTTGCACTTCAAAGCTTCAATAAGCAGAGAGATGTCAATCAAGCTGAAAGCCTGTCAGAAACAGCCCAACAATTGAACTGCGAAAGCTGTGATGAGAATGAGGATGATTTCATCCAAGTCACTAAAAATGGATCAG ATCCTTCTAGTTGGACTCACAGACAGTCGGTTGCCTGTTCATGA
- the RANBP3L gene encoding ran-binding protein 3-like isoform X10 — protein MTTIPRKRSNHLLGSLHTCKLKLQEDRRQQEKSVIAQPIFVFEKGEQTFKRPAEDTLYEAAEPECNGFPRKRVRSSSFTFHITDSQSQGGPVKHSKHVIRPAILQLPQARSCAKVRKTFGHMALESCKTKEKTNNKISEGNSYLLSENLSRARISVQLSTNQHFLGATSVGCQPNEDKCSFKSCSSNFVFGENMVERVLGTQKLTQPQLENDSYAKENPFKSIPKFPVNFLSSRTDSIKNTSLIESAAAFSSQPSRKCLLEKIDVITGEETEHNVLKINCKLFIFNKTTQSWIERGRGTLRLNDTASTDCGTLQSRLIMRNQGSLRLILNSKLWAQMKIQRANHKNVRITATDLEDYSIKIFLIQASAQDTAYLYAAIHHRLVALQSFNKQRDVNQAESLSETAQQLNCESCDENEDDFIQVTKNGSDPSSWTHRQSVACS, from the exons aaaaatcTGTCATTGCTCAACCcatatttgtttttgaaaaggGAGAACAAACTTTTAAG agacCTGCAGAAGACACCCTGTATGAAGCAGCAGAACCAG AATGTAATGGTTTTCCAAGAAAGCGTGTACGGTCTTCATCTTTTACTTTTCATATTACAGATTCTCAGTCCCAGGGAG GTCCTGTGAAACATTCTAAACATGTTATTAGACCTGCTATTTTGCAGCTACCTCAAGCTCGAAGTTGTGCAAAAGTAAGAAAAACATTTGGACACATGGCACTGGAATCTTGCAagactaaagaaaaaacaaataataag ATTTCTGAGGGAAATTCCTATTTGTTAAGTGAAAATTTATCAAGGGCTAGAATTTCAGTCCAGCTGTCTACTAACCAGCACTTTTTAGGTGCAACATCAGTAGG atgTCAACCAAATGAAgataaatgttcttttaaaagctGCAGTTCCAATTTTGTTTTTGGAGAAAACATGGTAGAAAGAGTTTTG GGTACTCAAAAACTCACCCAGCCTCAACTTGAAAATGATTCATATGCCAAGGAaaatccattcaaatccattccgaAATTTCCTGTCAACTTTTTAAGTTCAA GAAcagactctattaaaaatacttcCCTAATTGAATCAGCTGCTGCATTCTCTTCCCAACCATCACGAAAATGCTTGCTGGAGAAAATTGATGTTATAACAGGGGAGGAAACAGAACATAATGTGTTAAAG ATAAACTGCAAGCTTTTCATATTCAACAAAACAACACAATCCTGGATTGAAAGGGGCAGAGGAACGTTGAGACTGAATGACACAGCAAGCACTGACTGTGGAACATTACAGTCAAGACTAA TTATGCGCAATCAAGGCAGTCTAAGGCTGATCCTCAACAGCAAACTCTGGGCCCAAATGAAGATTCAAAGAGCAAACCACAAAAATGTACGAATAACAGCTACTGATTTAGAAGACTATagcatcaaaatatttttaattcag GCCAGTGCCCAAGATACAGCATATTTGTATGCAGCAATACATCATCGTCTTGTTGCACTTCAAAGCTTCAATAAGCAGAGAGATGTCAATCAAGCTGAAAGCCTGTCAGAAACAGCCCAACAATTGAACTGCGAAAGCTGTGATGAGAATGAGGATGATTTCATCCAAGTCACTAAAAATGGATCAG ATCCTTCTAGTTGGACTCACAGACAGTCGGTTGCCTGTTCATGA
- the RANBP3L gene encoding ran-binding protein 3-like isoform X3, with protein sequence MTTIPRKRSNHLLGSLHTCKLKLQEDRRQQEKSVIAQPIFVFEKGEQTFKWFFSFQRPAEDTLYEAAEPDSQSQGVSTLSQKQMRCSSVTNLPTFPHSGPVRKNNVFMTSALVQSSVDIKSAEQGPVKHSKHVIRPAILQLPQARSCAKVRKTFGHMALESCKTKEKTNNKISEGNSYLLSENLSRARISVQLSTNQHFLGATSVGCQPNEDKCSFKSCSSNFVFGENMVERVLGTQKLTQPQLENDSYAKENPFKSIPKFPVNFLSSRTDSIKNTSLIESAAAFSSQPSRKCLLEKIDVITGEETEHNVLKINCKLFIFNKTTQSWIERGRGTLRLNDTASTDCGTLQSRLIMRNQGSLRLILNSKLWAQMKIQRANHKNVRITATDLEDYSIKIFLIQASAQDTAYLYAAIHHRLVALQSFNKQRDVNQAESLSETAQQLNCESCDENEDDFIQVTKNGSDPSSWTHRQSVACS encoded by the exons aaaaatcTGTCATTGCTCAACCcatatttgtttttgaaaaggGAGAACAAACTTTTAAG tggtttttttcctttcagagacCTGCAGAAGACACCCTGTATGAAGCAGCAGAACCAG ATTCTCAGTCCCAGGGAG TATCAACCTTGTCTCAGAAGCAAATGAGATGTTCATCCGTCACTAACCTTCCAACCTTCCCCCATTCTGGGCCAG tgaggaaaaacaatgtttttatgACATCAGCTCTTGTGCAAAGTAGTGTTGATATAAAGAGTGCTGAACAAG GTCCTGTGAAACATTCTAAACATGTTATTAGACCTGCTATTTTGCAGCTACCTCAAGCTCGAAGTTGTGCAAAAGTAAGAAAAACATTTGGACACATGGCACTGGAATCTTGCAagactaaagaaaaaacaaataataag ATTTCTGAGGGAAATTCCTATTTGTTAAGTGAAAATTTATCAAGGGCTAGAATTTCAGTCCAGCTGTCTACTAACCAGCACTTTTTAGGTGCAACATCAGTAGG atgTCAACCAAATGAAgataaatgttcttttaaaagctGCAGTTCCAATTTTGTTTTTGGAGAAAACATGGTAGAAAGAGTTTTG GGTACTCAAAAACTCACCCAGCCTCAACTTGAAAATGATTCATATGCCAAGGAaaatccattcaaatccattccgaAATTTCCTGTCAACTTTTTAAGTTCAA GAAcagactctattaaaaatacttcCCTAATTGAATCAGCTGCTGCATTCTCTTCCCAACCATCACGAAAATGCTTGCTGGAGAAAATTGATGTTATAACAGGGGAGGAAACAGAACATAATGTGTTAAAG ATAAACTGCAAGCTTTTCATATTCAACAAAACAACACAATCCTGGATTGAAAGGGGCAGAGGAACGTTGAGACTGAATGACACAGCAAGCACTGACTGTGGAACATTACAGTCAAGACTAA TTATGCGCAATCAAGGCAGTCTAAGGCTGATCCTCAACAGCAAACTCTGGGCCCAAATGAAGATTCAAAGAGCAAACCACAAAAATGTACGAATAACAGCTACTGATTTAGAAGACTATagcatcaaaatatttttaattcag GCCAGTGCCCAAGATACAGCATATTTGTATGCAGCAATACATCATCGTCTTGTTGCACTTCAAAGCTTCAATAAGCAGAGAGATGTCAATCAAGCTGAAAGCCTGTCAGAAACAGCCCAACAATTGAACTGCGAAAGCTGTGATGAGAATGAGGATGATTTCATCCAAGTCACTAAAAATGGATCAG ATCCTTCTAGTTGGACTCACAGACAGTCGGTTGCCTGTTCATGA
- the RANBP3L gene encoding ran-binding protein 3-like isoform X6 has product MTTIPRKRSNHLLGSLHTCKLKLQEDRRQQEKSVIAQPIFVFEKGEQTFKRPAEDTLYEAAEPECNGFPRKRVRSSSFTFHITDSQSQGVRKNNVFMTSALVQSSVDIKSAEQGPVKHSKHVIRPAILQLPQARSCAKVRKTFGHMALESCKTKEKTNNKISEGNSYLLSENLSRARISVQLSTNQHFLGATSVGCQPNEDKCSFKSCSSNFVFGENMVERVLGTQKLTQPQLENDSYAKENPFKSIPKFPVNFLSSRTDSIKNTSLIESAAAFSSQPSRKCLLEKIDVITGEETEHNVLKINCKLFIFNKTTQSWIERGRGTLRLNDTASTDCGTLQSRLIMRNQGSLRLILNSKLWAQMKIQRANHKNVRITATDLEDYSIKIFLIQASAQDTAYLYAAIHHRLVALQSFNKQRDVNQAESLSETAQQLNCESCDENEDDFIQVTKNGSDPSSWTHRQSVACS; this is encoded by the exons aaaaatcTGTCATTGCTCAACCcatatttgtttttgaaaaggGAGAACAAACTTTTAAG agacCTGCAGAAGACACCCTGTATGAAGCAGCAGAACCAG AATGTAATGGTTTTCCAAGAAAGCGTGTACGGTCTTCATCTTTTACTTTTCATATTACAGATTCTCAGTCCCAGGGAG tgaggaaaaacaatgtttttatgACATCAGCTCTTGTGCAAAGTAGTGTTGATATAAAGAGTGCTGAACAAG GTCCTGTGAAACATTCTAAACATGTTATTAGACCTGCTATTTTGCAGCTACCTCAAGCTCGAAGTTGTGCAAAAGTAAGAAAAACATTTGGACACATGGCACTGGAATCTTGCAagactaaagaaaaaacaaataataag ATTTCTGAGGGAAATTCCTATTTGTTAAGTGAAAATTTATCAAGGGCTAGAATTTCAGTCCAGCTGTCTACTAACCAGCACTTTTTAGGTGCAACATCAGTAGG atgTCAACCAAATGAAgataaatgttcttttaaaagctGCAGTTCCAATTTTGTTTTTGGAGAAAACATGGTAGAAAGAGTTTTG GGTACTCAAAAACTCACCCAGCCTCAACTTGAAAATGATTCATATGCCAAGGAaaatccattcaaatccattccgaAATTTCCTGTCAACTTTTTAAGTTCAA GAAcagactctattaaaaatacttcCCTAATTGAATCAGCTGCTGCATTCTCTTCCCAACCATCACGAAAATGCTTGCTGGAGAAAATTGATGTTATAACAGGGGAGGAAACAGAACATAATGTGTTAAAG ATAAACTGCAAGCTTTTCATATTCAACAAAACAACACAATCCTGGATTGAAAGGGGCAGAGGAACGTTGAGACTGAATGACACAGCAAGCACTGACTGTGGAACATTACAGTCAAGACTAA TTATGCGCAATCAAGGCAGTCTAAGGCTGATCCTCAACAGCAAACTCTGGGCCCAAATGAAGATTCAAAGAGCAAACCACAAAAATGTACGAATAACAGCTACTGATTTAGAAGACTATagcatcaaaatatttttaattcag GCCAGTGCCCAAGATACAGCATATTTGTATGCAGCAATACATCATCGTCTTGTTGCACTTCAAAGCTTCAATAAGCAGAGAGATGTCAATCAAGCTGAAAGCCTGTCAGAAACAGCCCAACAATTGAACTGCGAAAGCTGTGATGAGAATGAGGATGATTTCATCCAAGTCACTAAAAATGGATCAG ATCCTTCTAGTTGGACTCACAGACAGTCGGTTGCCTGTTCATGA
- the RANBP3L gene encoding ran-binding protein 3-like isoform X4, protein MTTIPRKRSNHLLGSLHTCKLKLQEDRRQQEKSVIAQPIFVFEKGEQTFKWFFSFQRPAEDTLYEAAEPECNGFPRKRVRSSSFTFHITDSQSQGVRKNNVFMTSALVQSSVDIKSAEQGPVKHSKHVIRPAILQLPQARSCAKVRKTFGHMALESCKTKEKTNNKISEGNSYLLSENLSRARISVQLSTNQHFLGATSVGCQPNEDKCSFKSCSSNFVFGENMVERVLGTQKLTQPQLENDSYAKENPFKSIPKFPVNFLSSRTDSIKNTSLIESAAAFSSQPSRKCLLEKIDVITGEETEHNVLKINCKLFIFNKTTQSWIERGRGTLRLNDTASTDCGTLQSRLIMRNQGSLRLILNSKLWAQMKIQRANHKNVRITATDLEDYSIKIFLIQASAQDTAYLYAAIHHRLVALQSFNKQRDVNQAESLSETAQQLNCESCDENEDDFIQVTKNGSDPSSWTHRQSVACS, encoded by the exons aaaaatcTGTCATTGCTCAACCcatatttgtttttgaaaaggGAGAACAAACTTTTAAG tggtttttttcctttcagagacCTGCAGAAGACACCCTGTATGAAGCAGCAGAACCAG AATGTAATGGTTTTCCAAGAAAGCGTGTACGGTCTTCATCTTTTACTTTTCATATTACAGATTCTCAGTCCCAGGGAG tgaggaaaaacaatgtttttatgACATCAGCTCTTGTGCAAAGTAGTGTTGATATAAAGAGTGCTGAACAAG GTCCTGTGAAACATTCTAAACATGTTATTAGACCTGCTATTTTGCAGCTACCTCAAGCTCGAAGTTGTGCAAAAGTAAGAAAAACATTTGGACACATGGCACTGGAATCTTGCAagactaaagaaaaaacaaataataag ATTTCTGAGGGAAATTCCTATTTGTTAAGTGAAAATTTATCAAGGGCTAGAATTTCAGTCCAGCTGTCTACTAACCAGCACTTTTTAGGTGCAACATCAGTAGG atgTCAACCAAATGAAgataaatgttcttttaaaagctGCAGTTCCAATTTTGTTTTTGGAGAAAACATGGTAGAAAGAGTTTTG GGTACTCAAAAACTCACCCAGCCTCAACTTGAAAATGATTCATATGCCAAGGAaaatccattcaaatccattccgaAATTTCCTGTCAACTTTTTAAGTTCAA GAAcagactctattaaaaatacttcCCTAATTGAATCAGCTGCTGCATTCTCTTCCCAACCATCACGAAAATGCTTGCTGGAGAAAATTGATGTTATAACAGGGGAGGAAACAGAACATAATGTGTTAAAG ATAAACTGCAAGCTTTTCATATTCAACAAAACAACACAATCCTGGATTGAAAGGGGCAGAGGAACGTTGAGACTGAATGACACAGCAAGCACTGACTGTGGAACATTACAGTCAAGACTAA TTATGCGCAATCAAGGCAGTCTAAGGCTGATCCTCAACAGCAAACTCTGGGCCCAAATGAAGATTCAAAGAGCAAACCACAAAAATGTACGAATAACAGCTACTGATTTAGAAGACTATagcatcaaaatatttttaattcag GCCAGTGCCCAAGATACAGCATATTTGTATGCAGCAATACATCATCGTCTTGTTGCACTTCAAAGCTTCAATAAGCAGAGAGATGTCAATCAAGCTGAAAGCCTGTCAGAAACAGCCCAACAATTGAACTGCGAAAGCTGTGATGAGAATGAGGATGATTTCATCCAAGTCACTAAAAATGGATCAG ATCCTTCTAGTTGGACTCACAGACAGTCGGTTGCCTGTTCATGA